The following are encoded together in the Serratia odorifera genome:
- the rne gene encoding ribonuclease E has translation MKRMLINATQQEELRVALVDGQRLYDLDIESPGHEQKKANIYKGKITRIEPSLEAAFVDYGAERHGFLPLKEIAREYFPSNYSSHGRPNIKDVLREGQEVIVQVDKEERGNKGAALTTFISLAGSYLVLMPNNPRAGGISRRIEGDDRTELKEALSSLQLPDGMGLIVRTAGVGKSAEALQWDLSFRLKHWDAIKKAAEGRPAPFLIHQESNVIVRAFRDYLRPDIGEILIDNPKILDLAKEHIAALGRPDFSSKIKLYSGEIPLFSHYQIESQIESAFQREVRLPSGGSIVIDTTEALTAIDINSARATRGGDIEETAFNTNLEAADEIARQLRLRDLGGLIVIDFIDMTPVRHQREVENRLRDAVRQDRARIQIGRISRFGLLEMSRQRLSPSLGESSHHVCPRCNGTGTVRDNESLALSILRLIEEEALKENTKEVHAIVPVQVASYLLNEKRESVSAIEKRQGGVKAIIVPNDQMQTPHYSVLRVRKGEETPTLSYLLPKLHEEEMAQPLEDAPMERKRPEQPALASFSLAADAPPPAQETVAVAKPAAVAKQTAPAAVKPGLLGRLFGGLKALFAADEQPAVEEKPAETPKAENSENRRQDRRGQRRQGAGRKDRGERGDRNERGDRNERGDRNERGERPERGERRERGEGRDNREAREPRESRDEQRRNRRNAAQNAPVAAEAQSEEAAKAQREEQQQRREQRAERQRRRQEEKRQAQQEVKALESVEAPVAAATDEDQDDRHQQPAQRRQRRQLTQRVRIQSAEEELQSAAEELLAPKTDAVKPTSTAEDSVKLLPETVAASPEDEAQGEARNGENGMPRRSRRSPRHLRVSGQRRRRYRDERYPTQSPMPLAGAFVSPEMASGKVWVSYPVTQAISAVEEAEATAEATNIAAENVMTNDAVAAASVAAPRVADASEVVQATAEQPTVETETAPAATQQIAAEPATAEPVINSQLAEDVAETAETPVSQAATSAEDSAPAAAPEPIESVDAQPAPAADAELAPAVETVAATPAEHAADETVADTVVEAPVEPAPQPVTEPVVAQAEMVVDEAPAVAEPAVAVATAAVKETHGATLYKHIASAPMTKAPAPAYQPEAPKQSDWHRPAFNFEGKGSAGGHAAATTATAPATKPQPVND, from the coding sequence ATGAAAAGAATGTTGATTAACGCAACTCAGCAGGAAGAGTTGCGTGTTGCCCTAGTAGATGGACAGCGGCTGTATGATTTGGACATTGAAAGCCCGGGTCATGAACAGAAAAAGGCGAATATTTACAAAGGCAAAATCACCCGCATTGAACCAAGTCTTGAAGCTGCATTCGTAGATTACGGCGCAGAACGACATGGTTTCCTCCCCCTTAAAGAAATCGCCCGCGAATACTTCCCTAGCAATTATTCCTCCCATGGCCGCCCTAACATCAAAGATGTGCTGCGCGAAGGCCAGGAAGTCATCGTACAGGTTGATAAAGAAGAACGTGGCAACAAAGGCGCCGCCTTGACCACCTTCATCAGCCTGGCAGGCAGTTACCTGGTGTTGATGCCGAACAACCCGCGTGCCGGCGGTATTTCTCGCCGTATCGAAGGTGACGACCGCACCGAACTGAAAGAAGCGTTATCCTCGCTGCAATTACCCGACGGCATGGGCCTGATTGTCCGCACCGCGGGCGTCGGCAAATCTGCCGAAGCGCTGCAATGGGATCTGTCATTCCGTCTCAAGCACTGGGATGCCATCAAGAAAGCCGCCGAAGGCCGTCCTGCACCCTTCCTGATCCATCAGGAAAGCAACGTTATCGTGCGTGCATTCCGCGATTATCTGCGCCCGGACATTGGCGAAATCCTGATCGACAACCCGAAAATTCTCGACCTGGCGAAAGAGCACATTGCCGCGCTGGGCCGTCCAGATTTCAGCAGCAAAATCAAACTGTACAGTGGTGAAATTCCGCTGTTCAGCCATTACCAGATCGAATCGCAAATTGAGTCGGCCTTCCAGCGCGAAGTGCGTCTGCCTTCCGGCGGTTCGATTGTTATCGATACCACCGAAGCTCTGACCGCCATTGATATCAACTCCGCGCGTGCAACCCGCGGTGGCGATATTGAAGAAACCGCGTTCAATACCAACCTGGAAGCGGCTGATGAAATCGCTCGCCAGTTGCGCTTGCGTGACCTCGGCGGCCTGATCGTCATCGACTTCATTGACATGACGCCGGTACGCCACCAGCGCGAAGTGGAAAACCGTCTGCGCGATGCCGTCCGTCAGGACCGTGCACGTATCCAGATTGGCCGCATTTCCCGCTTTGGCCTGCTTGAGATGTCCCGTCAACGCCTCAGCCCGTCGCTTGGCGAATCCAGCCATCACGTCTGCCCGCGCTGTAACGGCACCGGTACCGTGCGTGACAACGAGTCGTTGGCACTGTCCATTCTGCGCCTGATCGAAGAAGAAGCGCTGAAAGAAAACACCAAAGAAGTTCACGCTATCGTGCCGGTTCAGGTGGCATCTTACCTGCTGAACGAAAAACGTGAATCCGTCAGCGCCATTGAAAAGCGTCAGGGCGGCGTTAAAGCCATCATCGTGCCAAACGATCAGATGCAAACGCCACATTATTCGGTATTGCGCGTGCGCAAAGGCGAAGAAACCCCAACCCTGAGCTACCTGCTGCCGAAACTGCACGAAGAAGAGATGGCTCAGCCGCTGGAAGATGCGCCAATGGAGCGCAAACGTCCCGAACAACCGGCGCTGGCCTCCTTCTCTCTGGCTGCCGATGCCCCACCGCCGGCGCAAGAAACCGTGGCAGTGGCCAAACCTGCCGCGGTCGCCAAGCAAACGGCGCCAGCTGCTGTCAAACCCGGCCTGCTGGGTCGTCTGTTCGGTGGTCTGAAAGCACTGTTCGCCGCGGATGAACAACCGGCGGTAGAAGAAAAACCGGCTGAAACGCCGAAAGCTGAAAACAGCGAAAACCGTCGTCAGGATCGTCGTGGCCAACGCCGTCAAGGCGCCGGCCGCAAAGATCGCGGCGAACGCGGTGACCGTAACGAACGCGGTGACCGTAACGAGCGTGGTGACCGTAACGAGCGTGGTGAACGTCCAGAACGTGGCGAACGTAGAGAACGTGGCGAAGGCCGCGATAATCGCGAAGCGCGCGAACCTCGCGAGTCGCGTGACGAGCAGCGCCGTAACCGTCGCAACGCAGCGCAAAACGCGCCGGTTGCCGCCGAAGCTCAGTCGGAAGAAGCCGCCAAGGCGCAGCGCGAAGAACAGCAGCAACGCCGTGAACAGCGTGCCGAACGCCAACGTCGCCGTCAGGAAGAAAAACGTCAGGCTCAGCAGGAAGTGAAGGCGCTGGAAAGCGTTGAAGCGCCTGTGGCAGCAGCAACCGATGAAGATCAGGACGATCGTCATCAGCAGCCGGCGCAGCGCCGTCAACGTCGTCAGTTGACGCAGCGTGTCCGCATTCAGTCCGCAGAAGAAGAACTGCAGAGTGCAGCGGAAGAGCTGTTGGCACCAAAAACCGACGCAGTGAAGCCAACTTCGACAGCGGAAGACAGCGTGAAACTGTTGCCGGAAACCGTCGCAGCGTCGCCTGAAGATGAAGCACAGGGTGAAGCACGCAACGGTGAAAACGGTATGCCGCGTCGTTCACGCCGCTCACCGCGCCATCTGCGCGTCAGCGGTCAGCGTCGTCGCCGTTACCGTGATGAACGTTACCCTACCCAGTCGCCAATGCCTCTGGCTGGCGCTTTCGTGTCGCCTGAAATGGCCTCTGGCAAAGTATGGGTCAGTTACCCTGTCACGCAAGCGATTTCAGCGGTAGAAGAAGCCGAAGCCACTGCCGAAGCGACCAATATTGCTGCTGAAAACGTTATGACCAACGACGCGGTAGCGGCAGCCAGCGTTGCTGCGCCACGGGTGGCTGACGCCAGCGAAGTGGTTCAGGCAACCGCCGAGCAGCCAACCGTTGAAACCGAAACGGCGCCAGCAGCAACGCAGCAGATTGCTGCCGAGCCGGCAACGGCCGAACCGGTAATCAATAGCCAACTGGCCGAGGACGTGGCGGAAACCGCTGAGACCCCGGTTAGCCAGGCAGCAACCAGCGCCGAAGATAGCGCCCCGGCCGCAGCGCCAGAGCCTATCGAATCGGTCGACGCTCAGCCTGCGCCAGCGGCTGACGCTGAATTGGCCCCGGCGGTTGAAACCGTAGCGGCGACGCCGGCAGAACACGCGGCGGATGAAACCGTTGCCGACACCGTGGTTGAAGCGCCGGTTGAGCCCGCGCCACAGCCGGTGACCGAACCGGTGGTTGCCCAAGCTGAGATGGTGGTCGATGAAGCGCCAGCGGTTGCTGAACCGGCTGTGGCCGTCGCCACGGCGGCGGTTAAGGAAACGCATGGCGCGACGCTGTACAAGCATATCGCCAGCGCACCGATGACCAAAGCGCCAGCGCCGGCTTATCAGCCGGAAGCGCCGAAGCAAAGCGACTGGCACCGCCCTGCCTTCAACTTCGAAGGTAAAGGCTCTGCCGGCGGGCATGCCGCAGCCACCACGGCAACGGCACCAGCCACCAAGCCGCAGCCGGTTAACGATTAA
- a CDS encoding putative quinol monooxygenase, giving the protein MEVRVIATLQAKAEFFDAVNDAVHQIVEASRQEQGNLQYDLHRDLDQPGAFVFFERWANAEALEKHNATAHFTQFVAQIDGKLEVLDIKRLAKIA; this is encoded by the coding sequence ATGGAAGTTCGTGTGATTGCTACCTTGCAAGCCAAGGCTGAATTTTTTGATGCGGTAAATGATGCGGTGCATCAGATCGTCGAGGCCAGCCGCCAGGAGCAGGGTAATTTGCAGTACGATCTGCACCGGGATCTGGACCAGCCGGGCGCGTTTGTCTTCTTTGAGCGCTGGGCTAACGCCGAGGCACTGGAAAAACACAATGCCACTGCGCACTTCACGCAGTTTGTCGCTCAGATCGATGGCAAACTCGAGGTGCTGGACATCAAGCGGCTAGCGAAAATTGCCTGA
- the pyrC gene encoding dihydroorotase yields the protein MTAQPQALKIRRPDDWHIHLRDDDMLKTVLPYTSQVFGRAIVMPNLAPPITTIEAAQRYRERILAAVPQGHNFTPLMTCYLTDSLNAAVLVDGFAQGVFTAAKLYPANATTNSNHGVSDVRGIYPLLEQMQKIGMPLLIHGEVTDAGVDIFDREARFIDSVMEPIRHNFPELKIVFEHITTKEAAQYVQQGNRFLAATITPQHLMFNRNHMLVGGIRPHLFCLPILKRNIHQEALRNAVASGCEQFFLGTDSAPHAKHRKESSCGCAGVFNAPSAMPAYATVFDQLGALQHLEAFCSLNGPRFYGLPVNEDFIELQRVPVTQPAEIALGNESIVPFLAGESVNWSVTAC from the coding sequence ATGACCGCACAGCCTCAAGCCCTGAAAATTCGCCGCCCTGACGACTGGCATATCCACCTGCGTGACGATGACATGCTGAAAACGGTTCTGCCCTATACCAGTCAAGTATTCGGCCGGGCGATTGTGATGCCGAATCTGGCGCCGCCGATTACCACAATTGAAGCCGCGCAACGCTACCGTGAGCGTATTTTGGCTGCCGTGCCGCAGGGCCATAATTTTACCCCACTGATGACCTGTTACCTGACCGATTCACTGAACGCCGCGGTGCTGGTCGATGGGTTTGCCCAGGGCGTATTCACCGCCGCCAAGCTGTATCCGGCCAACGCCACCACCAACTCCAACCATGGCGTCAGCGACGTGAGAGGCATCTACCCGCTGCTGGAGCAAATGCAGAAGATTGGCATGCCGCTGTTGATTCACGGTGAAGTGACCGATGCTGGCGTCGATATTTTTGACCGTGAGGCACGCTTCATTGACAGCGTCATGGAACCAATTCGCCACAACTTCCCGGAACTGAAAATTGTCTTCGAACATATCACCACCAAAGAAGCCGCTCAGTACGTGCAACAAGGCAATCGTTTTCTTGCTGCGACCATCACCCCGCAACACCTGATGTTCAACCGTAACCATATGCTGGTAGGCGGCATTCGTCCCCACCTGTTCTGTCTGCCGATCCTGAAACGCAACATTCACCAGGAAGCGCTGCGCAATGCCGTAGCCAGCGGCTGTGAGCAATTCTTCCTGGGTACCGATTCCGCGCCGCATGCCAAACACCGGAAAGAGTCGAGCTGCGGCTGTGCCGGCGTGTTCAACGCCCCAAGCGCCATGCCGGCCTATGCCACGGTATTCGATCAACTTGGCGCGCTGCAGCACCTGGAAGCCTTCTGCTCACTGAACGGCCCACGCTTCTATGGTTTGCCGGTCAACGAAGATTTTATCGAACTACAGCGTGTGCCGGTAACCCAGCCGGCAGAGATTGCCCTCGGCAACGAATCCATCGTGCCGTTCCTCGCCGGAGAAAGCGTTAACTGGTCAGTCACCGCCTGCTGA
- the dinI gene encoding DNA damage-inducible protein I, with product MRVEVTIDKTRPLPPGAIEALSGELGKRLNRQFPDAVVQVRYAGANGLSVLGGVKTDKDLIAEILQETWESADDWFTAE from the coding sequence ATGCGTGTTGAAGTAACCATAGATAAAACCAGACCGCTGCCGCCAGGGGCGATTGAAGCCTTGAGCGGTGAATTGGGCAAACGGCTAAATCGACAGTTCCCAGACGCAGTGGTACAGGTGAGATATGCTGGCGCCAACGGGCTTTCGGTGCTCGGGGGCGTCAAAACGGACAAGGATCTGATCGCCGAAATTCTACAGGAAACCTGGGAAAGCGCGGACGATTGGTTCACCGCAGAATAA
- the bssS gene encoding biofilm formation regulator BssS, with translation MDRNDEVIQTHPLVGWDISTVDVYDAMMIRLHYLSSLDQTPEEAQVDRTLWLTTDVARQLINILEAGIAKIESTDYQDLDRKKH, from the coding sequence ATGGACAGAAATGATGAAGTAATTCAGACGCACCCGCTTGTTGGTTGGGATATCAGTACTGTCGACGTCTATGACGCCATGATGATACGCCTTCATTACCTGTCTTCACTAGACCAAACGCCCGAAGAAGCCCAAGTAGACAGAACGCTTTGGTTAACCACCGATGTCGCCCGACAACTTATTAACATTCTAGAAGCCGGCATCGCCAAAATCGAATCAACGGATTACCAGGATCTTGATCGTAAAAAACACTAA